AGCTGAGAATGAGTCTTTCTCCCGTAAAAGCAACGTCTTCCTGCGCCTTCGGCAAATAGGCCATATCTGTCACCGCCGTCTCTAATAATTTACTGGGCGCCACAGACGCCGGGTTAGGGCGAAGCACCGGGTTAACATCTTTTTTAGCAAAAGTAGCTTCCCTCTGCATGGGCTGCTGCTTTATGGCATTTGATTTACCTACAACCGCTTTGAATGCCCTCACGATAAAGTACATGGTCATAAGCTCTTCCCTCCGAGCCTGGCCTACTAGCACGCCTAAAGCATCCACCTCATGCTTTTGTATTTCTTCCGAAGTAATTGAAGTAAATTCGATATTATCAAAGCCAGTTTTTTGTAATCGTTCTGTAACTTCTTCTTTAGACAGCAAAGCATCCGAAGGCACACGATTTATAGGCTTTATATAGGCTTTTACATATTCTATAAACATTCTATTAGGAACACTTGTAACAACAATTCCTCCTGGACGAAGCAGTCTCTGGATCTGTTCTAAAACCGCTATCGGCACAGGTACAGATAGAATGTCATTCAGTATAATGACATCAAAGCCCTTCGTTCCCGTAGGAATATTAATCTCTTCATTACCCCACCATGTCTTCTCAGTTACCAATGCTGCTACACGTGCAGTAGATTCATCGCTTTCATATCCATATAGTCGAATATTATTATGACGATTATGAAGCTTAAGCAATGTCGCCCCGCAGCCACAGCCGATCTCTAGCACACTCATCCCCGGTTTTATCGCTTGTAGCGACTGAAGAAAATCTTCTCGTATATTCGTGGCGATGTGCGGATGAAACCCCCACTTGCTTATAAACTGCTGCTCATTTTTTTGCATCACTTTTTTATAAGCGTCCTTCACAACCTTAAAGGAAGCATGACCTTCATGATGGATGAATGTATCCATACACAGTAATAGCTTATGTCCCGCTAATCTCGCTCTCACACACCAATCATCATCCTCATAATTACCTAACCCATAGCGTTCATCAAGCGGTCCGACCATTTCCCATACGTTACGCTTAATAAGCATGCAAAATCCGATAAGCTTAAGCCGCTCCTCCCATCGGTTAGGTGAGGAGGCATTATATATTTCTGCGAAGCGCTGCATATCATCTAACGTGCGATACGATGTTTCGATCATCTGCCCATACCCTGCAAAGTTAGTAAGGGGACCTACAGCACCAATGCTATCGTCGCTGTTGATAGCGAGCTTCAATTGCTTAAGCCAGCGCGGGGTCACGACGGTATCATTATTGAGCAGCAATATTAGATCACCAGTGGAGTTAGCAACACCAATGTTGCATCCCGCTGGAAAGCCCGTATTTTTGCTTTGCTCCAGCAGTTTTACGTCCTCCTGCTGCCTTAGCCAAGCTACGGTACCATCCGTTGAAGCATTGTCCACGATGACTAGCTCGTAATCTTCCTTTGGCGTATGCTTTCGGATACTTTCAATGCAGCGCTTGGTCATGGTTAGTTGGTTATGCGTAACTAGGATTATGCTAGTTATCATCCCGGTTTGCCTCCCATACCCAGTGCCTGCTCTAGCTTATTTTTATTTTCAAGCAAATTTTGATCGTCTGGTAAATACTTTAAGGCTTTTTCGTTATGCTCATAAGCTAGCTCCAGCTCGCCTTCCATCCCATAGCAAATACAGAGCTGAAAATGCGGATACCAGGTCCAGCAAATAAGGTTTAACACTCCAAAATGGTTCGGTACCTCATCCTGAGCAATAGCTTGCTTAAACCAGTAAATCGCTTTAGAAAATTCCTCTTTGTCAACGAAGCATTGACCGATAGAACAGCAGAAATCTGCTCTAGGAATATCATAAGCCATCGATTGCAGCAAGGCTTGGAGCTTCAATTCATAATTTCCTAGCTGATGATAACATGCTGATAACCGGGCACAAGCCATAAGATTATCCTCGAAAAAATCGACAGGGCTTTCCAAAAATCGACGGTATTGCTCCACAGCTTCAACAAGCCGATCCGTATCCGCTAGCTCATTGGCATAATAGAGAACATCACGGCCCTCAACACTTCCGTTTTTTTCTATTATTTTCTCGAGAATATGCAAATTTCGCTTTGTATTCTGATGGACTCTACCATGAGTGACAGCAATATCTGTCAAATAGACATTGCCTTCAATAAACAAATATTCATGGACCGGATTATACCAAGTAAACTGTCGGCTACGCTTAACAATTCGGTTTCTTCGCGACATTGCAATTGGATTATCATAGCCGTCGAAAGCCAAGTGATATTCCATCACTACTGAATCTATCTCCGGATCAAGCGTCTGCTTCAGCTCCCGCAGCTTCTCGCTATCCTTCTCCCGTAAGAAGTCGTCAGCATCAAGCCACATTACATATTCCTGCGTTGCGAGTGAGAATGAATAATTGCGGGCGGCCGCGAAATCGTCCGTCCACTCCAGATCATAAATCCGATCCGTATAACGAATTGCGATTTCCTTTGTCCTGTCCGTCGAGCCCGTGTCTACAATAATGATTTCATCCATCAAGTCTTTCACGGAATCCAAACAACGCGCTAGCACTTCTTCCTCATTACGCACTATCATACATAAGCTGATATTAGCCACGCTTATCCTCCTCTACATACAACCTCTGTCCCATTTTATGTTGCTTGCATCTGCTCCGCTTGGACAGCTGATGGAGGTACAGCCCCAGTAGAAGCACAAAAGAGCCAACAACATAAGTTGTCGACTCTTCTTCTGATAACTCTTTCCTCAGCCCGGAGCGCTTTGCGAAGCGATGCCCCAGAAAACCTCTGGACCAGTACGCTCGCCGGTAAACAACAGACCAAGTAAGCTTCCTCCAAAAATAAAGGACGAATAAATCGTCTCAGCTGCAGCTGGAGCAAGTAAATCCTGTGCTGTGAACGTGTAAGTGTCAGAGAACACAGATAGGCGAATATGCTGCACAGCCGTATAGATGACGTTCGCTGGATTGTACACTGTAGTACCACGACAAATTTGAATGGCAAATGTGCTTCCGATTACAAAGGAGCTAACCCCTACCATTCCTGTAAGTGTAATAACCTTATTAACAACATTATTCGTTTGCAAGCCAATTACACCAAACAAAGCAGGTGTCGCCGAAATCGGTGTTCCCGGAAAACCAGTCGAACCCGCGTTCATCGAGCTACGTAAATCTAGAAAACTTCCCATTTTTCATTACCTCCTTCTTTGTGAAGTTGGTATAGTGTATGTCTGATTTCCTTTCGTGCTTGGACAAACTGCAGGGGGCAGTCGTGCATTTTCGGTGGATAAGCATTAACAGAAAAGGACTGCACACCGTAGAGATCACGGCGGCAGTCCTCTTAAGTGCTCTTATCTAAACATCGTATATAGCTTGATTAGATGTAGCATGTTATTCGGATCGATTTTCTGCGCAATAATGAAATTAACTAACTGATCCTCCTGCGTTTCTGTTAACGGTTCATTTAAGATTTTCGCAAATGTCTTAGCCCACTTGCGTACTTTTGCACGATCCTGCAAATCGTATTTCGTGATGCCCTCCAGCAGACCTTTAATCCGCTCTTTGGTCGCCGGGTTTTTCATCTTCACTTTAACGCGTTCCACAAACTCGGCCTTAATGCCGAACTGTTTCCAGCTTGGGCTCAAAGAGGGTCACACTCCTTTTGGCAGCTTTTCGGTACATCATATGCCAGCAGAAGACGCGTAATGACAATCTTTCAAGCCCAACTCAGCTTCTTTGGGCCTAATCCAATGGCTCCGTTTGCTGTTTAGCATCACGATTAAGGTTGTCTCTAAGCTCTTTGTATGACTGAGAAGACCAGAAAGACTCACTAGCCGTTAATGCAGCAGCGTCGTCCCGAGCTTGTTCCAGCACCTCGAAATCATTCACCAGGTTCGCCAGCCGGAATTCCGGCATACCACTCTGCTTCGTTCCGAAAAATTCACCCGGCCCTCTTATTTCTAGATCGCGGCGTGAAATCTCAAAGCCATCATCCGTATCCGTCATGGCTTTCATTCTTTCCTGACCATTCTCCGATTTCGGATCGGCAATAAGAATACAGAACGACTGATGCTCACCTCGACCAACTCGCCCCCTCAATTGGTGAAGCTGGGACAAGCCAAACCGGTCAGCATCCATAACAATCATTAACGTCGCATTCGGCACGTCTACGCCGACTTCAATAACCGTAGTCGAGACGAGTACATTCGTCTCCCCCGCCGCGTATGTCGCCATTGTAGCTTCCTTCTCCGCCGCATTCATTCGGCCATGTAGAAGGCCAATTGCTAGTTCTGGTAAAGCATGAGTAAGCTGCATATGTAAATCAATCGCATTCTGCACATCAAGCTTCTCAGATTCTTCAATTAACGGACAGATAAAAAAGGTCTGCCTCCCCTGCTCCGCTTCCTTGCGAATAAAACCGAGCACCCGATCCATCATATTGTGTTTAACCGAGTAGGTTTTAATCGGTTTCCGACCCTTCGGACGTTCTCTTAGCGTTGATACATCCATATCACCGAACACAGTAATCGCAAGTGTCCGAGGAATGGGGGTAGCAGTCATCGTAAGCACATCAGGGTTCATCCCTTTACGGCGCAAAATACTTCTCTGATTCACACCGAATCGATGCTGTTCATCTGTAATGACTAAACCCAGACTTCTAAAGTAAACGTCTTCCTGTATGAGTGCGTGAGTTCCCACTACGATATCTAGCAAGCCCATCTGCAACGATGCTATGAGATCCCGCCGCTTCCTTTCAGTCAGGCTTCCCGTTAACAAGCCAACCTGAATCCCATAAGGCTCAAACATAGCTCCGAGTGAGCGTGTATGCTGCTCCGCCAATATTTCCGTTGGAACCATAAGCGCTCCCTGATGTCCTGCTTTAACAGTTGCGTAGAGGCCTACAGCGGCAACTACTGTTTTGCCTGAGCCTACATCTCCCTGAAGCAACCGATTCATAACATAGGGCTGCTTCATATCATGAAGAATTTCGTTAATGACTTGTTTCTGAGAACCTGTTAGTTCAAATGGCAGCCTGCTAACGAACTGGCGAATTTCTTCATTGTTAACGGGATGAACTAGACCGTCAGCTTGTTTCATGTGGGTCGCACGATAAGCTTGTAGTTTAAGCTGAAATAGGAACAGCTCTTCATATACCATTCTACGTCTAGCTTCCTGACCTTCAAGCGTATTTTCCGGACGGTGAATCCGTGTAATGGCTGATCTACGGGGAAGAAGAGCATGCTTTTCTAGAAGCTCAGCAGGTAAAATCTCTGGAATTAGCGCTCCGAATTGAATCAAAGCTTGATTGATCATTTTCCGGATCGAGGCTTGTGTAAGACTCCCCCCTACCGAATAGACGGGCTGAAGCGTACCTGTCTTCGCCCCCCCTTTATCAGGAAATTCCGAATCCGCCACTGTCATTTGCCGACGTCGCTGCTCCCACTTCCCAGTCAACGTAATTTCCCGCCCTGGTGTCAGCTGCTCCTTCAGAAATGCCCGATTAAACCACACTGCCGTTACTAGCATTGATTCTACTGTAACGCGGCAAATCAACCGGGTTTTACCGCCAAACCGCTGCATCGTAGGTAGCGAAGCTATAGTCCCTTGAATGGTAATTCTTTCTCCATCCTTAATCTCGTGCATCTCACGAACCCGGTAATCCTCATAACGGAATGGGTAATATTCAATTAAATCTCCGACCGTAGAAATACCCAAGGCGTGGAGCTCCTCCGCTTTCTGGGGGCCCACGCCTTGAAGTTGTGTCAGAGAGATTTGGAACAAATGAATGGACATTAGACCAACCTCTTTATACTTGCATAATCTCGATTAATCGACCGGAAATATGAACAGCCCAATCGTTCCAGGGCCCGTATGAGTGCCAATAACTGGACCAATTTCAGTCTCATGGCTGATTTGCACATTTAGGTGCTGCTTCACAAGCTCAACCACTTCTGATACTCCAGAGACGTGACCGGGGGTTACTGCAATCGTCAGATTAATAGGACGATCTTTCAGATCAGCCTTCAACACCTCTACAATACGTGCCATCGCACGCTTCTGCCCTCTAGCTTTATCGAACGAGTACACAGTGCCTTCATTATCTACGGATAATATCGGTTTAATGTTTAAGAGCGAACCCAGTACAGCCGATGCTTTACCGATTCTGCCCCCTTTTCGTAAATATTCAAGCGTATCTACTAGAAAATAGAGCCGCAATTCCGAACGCAAACGGTGTACCTCTGCAACAATATCATCTCTAGAAGCCCCTGCTTTTGCCATTTGAGCCGCAGCAACGACTATGTGGCCATAGCCGTAGGAGGCTGATTTAGAATCAATGACGGTTACGTCAGCACCCTCGTCGAGCATAGATTTCGCAATTGTTGCTGATTGATAGGTTCCACTGAGAGCCCCGGATAGTTGAATAGAAATAACGACATGCCCTTCATCCGTTAATTTCTTATATACCTCGTAAAAATCTGCAGGAGATGGCTGAGAGGTAGTAGCAAGACCGTCAAATGCAATCAGCTTCTCATAAAATTGGGCTGGTTGTAGCGTAATACTATCCAAATAGCTGTCATCCCCGAAATTCACCTTTAAAGGCACCATCGAGATCCCGAGCTTATTTCTCGTCTCGAGTGGAATATCCGCTGTACTATCCGTTACAAGAACAACAGATGCCATTGCTTGTCCCTCCATCGCCTCATTTAATTACTATGGCTCTACTGCAAACAAGTAAGGGTATAACGGCTGACCGCCTTCATGTACCTCGACTTCAGCATTTGGGTATTTCTCAGACAGCCACTGCTCCAGCTGATCCGTTTGCTCCGCATCGGCGTCCTCGCCCGTTAAAATCGTAACAATTTCCCCGCCTGATACAAGTAACTCAGTTAAGAGATCTCGGCAAGCTTCCGCTTGAGTTTGAGCCGACGCTACGATTGTCTTATCTTTAATGCCAATATAGTGACCGGCTTTTATTTGCAAGCCATCCATTTCCGTATCTCTTACCGCTTGAGTAACGGAGCCTGTGACCACTTGCTCGAACGCCTTCGTCATGCGTTCGGTATTTGAAGTCTCGGAATCACTTTCTTGGAAGGCCAGCATCGCAGCCATTCCTTGTGGTAATGTGCGGGTAGGAATGACTGTAACCGGCCTGTCCGCCAGCTCCGCTGCTTGCTTCGCAGCCATTATTATATTCGGATTGTTGGGCAGAAGGAAAATGTGATGGGCCGACAAGGATTGGATAGCCCCTAGCAAATCTTCCGTGCTCGGATTCATGCTCTGTCCACCCGAAAGCACGATATCCACACCAAGACTGTTAAATAGCTCTGCATTGCCATCTCCTACACTAACTACAACAATGCCGTAAGGTGCCAATTCATACACATCAGGGTTGGGCTCGCTTTCTGGAGCAGCAGCTATAGAAGGTAAATTAACAACCCCTGGCAATGAATAATCCACAATGGGCACACTGGACTCTTGAGTATTGGACTGCGCCAATGAAGATATTCCTGTTTCTGAATGGGACTTCTGAGCAAGCAGCTCACGATGCTGCTCCTGCATATTAAGAATATGAATATGAGTTATTTCGCCATACGTAAGTGCCATATTCATAACATCGCCAGGGCGACGAGAATGAACATGAACCTTAACAATACCTTCATCCTCAATGAGAATAATCGAATCTCCATCCCTCTCAAGATACTGACGGAAGGTTCGTTCAGGGAAAGGCGACGAAATGGAACTACGATGAATAAAAAATTCCATATCATAAGGAAATGCAATGCTTTCCGTTGTAATTTTGGATTGTGCTGCAACATTTGTCGCTCCCGATAGCCGAGGAGCCAACGTCTCGGTACTCTTCTGAGTAATAACAGGCTTTGCTTCGATAGGCTCTGGAGTGCTAATCGTAAAATTCCCATCACTTAAGTACGAAACAAATCCCTCATATATATACACGAGTCCTTGCCCACCCGAGTCGACAACGCCTACCTGTTTTAAGATAGGTAGCATTTCTTGTGTGCGTGCAAGAGTCTCAAGAGCTTTAGCATGTACCTCAAGCATCCATTCAGTCAGGTCGGAGGTCCGACGTGCAGCCGTTAGGCCGTGACGCGCAGCTTCTCGTGCTACGGTCAGAATAGTGCCTTCTACAGGTTTAACGACCGCCTTGTAAGCGGTATCAACACCTTGTTGGAGAGCATTCGCAAACAAAGGCACCGTAAGCTCACGTTGACCTGAAATTGCCCGCGCAAACCCACGGAAAAGCTGGGAGAGGATAACTCCCGAATTGCCCCTGGCGCCCATTAGAAGTCCTTTGGAAAGCACCTCCGCGGCGCGACCGACTTCCTCTGAGGGCTTATGTTTTAATTCGGCCACGCCGGCCGACATCGTTAAGTTCATATTTGTTCCCGTGTCGCCATCCGGCACGGGAAACACATTCAGTGCGTTTATCTGCTCAACATTGCCGGACAAACGCTCAGCGCCCGCCAATATCATGGCGGTCCATTCCTTACCGTTCAAGAAGCGCTTACTCAATGAGATATTCCCCTTCCTAATAAGCTACTTCAACACTCGCACTCCTTGAACATTCACGTTGACGATATCAACCTTAAGTCCAACGACTTCTTCCAGAACGTATTTAACCTTAGATTGAATATTATGAGCTACTTCAGAAATTTTGGTTCCATAGCTAACAATAACATACAGATCAAGGTGTACGAGCTCCCCTTCATGACGAACCTCTACACCCCGGGACAGGTTTTCCCTGCCTAGAAGCTCCGCAATGCCATCCTTAAAGCCTTTGCGGGAGGCCATGCCAACAAGACCATAACAATCTAATGCTGCTGAACCAGCAATTACCGCAATGACCTGATCGGCCACGTCAATCTTCCCGTTCTCTGAGACCAACTGCAGAGGCATGGAAATTCACTCCTTTATGCCTTATTATGGACCATACCTAATTGTACTATAAAAAAACGGGAGAATGAAGTCGTTATCTGGGAAAATCAGACGAATAAGCATTAAAAGCTCAATCATATCCACTTTTTCATTGCATCAAACTACTTGCTATGCTAAGATAGTGTAGTATTTGTATGGACGTGGTAGGGAGGTGTATTTTTAGTGGCTCGTAAATGTTATATTACAGGGAAAAAGCCGGGTTCCGGCAACAACAAATCTCACGCGAATAACACTACCCGCCGTTCTTGGGGGGTTAACGTACAAAAAGTGCGCATTTTGGTGAACGGTAAACCTAAACGTGTTTATGTTAGCACCCGCGCTTTGAAGTCCGGAGCAGTAACACGCGTATAATTAACCTCGATTAACGGGTTATGAAGAAAAAACCGTCAGGTTCTCCTGACGGTTCTTTTTTTGTGATTAACAGCCTAAAGGCGTCAATTTTTGTGAAATGTATTGAGAATTGCTTTGACGAAGCCACCCAAAAATTTCGGCAGCTTGATGGTGTAAAACTTCATCGTCCCATCCCTCCTCCGCAGGCTGAACCCTTACCGACTTCTACAATCGAAGTGCGCTATTGATTCATTTGTATGCAGCAAGCACTTTGTCCTATACCAGACAAATAGGAAGGATGAGACAATTTTATTTGAAAGGCTATTAGCGTAATGCGGCAATTGCAGCTGCCCTGTCCTCGTGACCAAAAATATAAGTACCAGCAACAAGAGAATTTGCTCCTGCTTCTCTAACCCATGCAGCAGTTTCTGCGTTTATCCCGCCATCAACTTGGATGTGAATGTCCGTTCGGCCGTGTCGTTCCAGCATCTCCTTTAGCTCACGCAGCTTGGGTAGCATAGCAGGCAAGAAAGATTGGCCTCCGAATCCTGGATTGATTGTCATAATCAATATAAGATCAATTTCGTCCAATATATATTCCAGCACGGACAGAGGTGTGTGCGGATTTAATGCTACTCCCGCCTTAATACCAAGCTCCTTTATTTCAGTCAGCGTCCGGTGAAGGTGGACGCAAGCCTCGGGGTGTACAGTGATCCGATCGGCACCTGCCGCAGCTAAAGCTGGGAACAATAGCTGAGGTGCTTCCACCATCAGATGAACATCAAAGAAAAGCTTTGTTACTGGGCGGATCATAGATACAATTGGTGGTCCAAACGTAAGATTGGGAACAAAATGTCCATCCATGATATCGATATGAACCCAATCCGCGCCGGCTGCCTCTATACTCCTAATCTCATCTCCTAGCGATGCGAAATTTGAAGCTAGGATTGAGGGTGCAATTATAGTCATATTAATACCTCCGCTTGATTTCTTTCCACTCTGTCATGAAGCTAACGTAGTTATTGTAACGGCTCTCGGCTATTTCCCCACGTTCCTTAGCTTGCAGAACAGCGCAATGCGGCTCATGGGTATGCGTGCAGCCGCGAAATTTGCACGAGGATGGTAGCTCTCTGAATTCACGAAAGCACGAGCTTATTTCATCAATACCGAGCTCACCGAAATCGAGCTGGCTAAAGCCTGGAGTATCTGCCATGTAGCCACCTCCAGGAATCGCAACAAGCTCTACATGACGAGTCGTATGCTTTCCGCGGCCAAGCTTAACGCTAATTTCATTCGTCTCCAGCTTCAGTCCGGGTATAAGCGCATTCACTAGCGAGGACTTACCTACTCCGGATTGTCCTGCGAGCATATTGATATGCCCTGCAAGAGCTGAGCGTAGCTGCTCCAGCCCCTCTCCTTCGTGCGCGCTTGTAAGCACAACCTGATAGCCGATAGAGCTATACAGCAAGCGAGCTGCTTCCACTGTCTGACGGATGCTCTCGCCTTCTGCGCCCTCAGGAATTCTGTCCATCTTCGTAAAAACAAGCAAAGCATTCATACGAGCATGCTCAGTATGCACTAGAAATTTATCTAGCAGCACGAAGCTCAGCTCAGGCCGTACAACGGAAAATACAAGAACAGCTAGATCTGCATTCGCGATCTGAGGACGAATAAGCTCTGATTGTCGAGGCAGTATCTCCTCAACCGTTCCTTCTCCGTTTTCCGTATTGCTATAGACGACACGATCGCCGACTAGCGGCGATTCGCCCCGTTTCTTAAATATACCGCGCCCACGGCATTGCACAAGACTTCCGACTTCAGCATCCTGCACATAGTAATAACCACTTAAAGCTTTGACGATCAAGCCTTCGGGCATTGGGAAACAGCTCCTTCTCCTAGCCCGATTAGGCTCCAGTAGTCACTCATTACTCATTTGCTCTTTATTGATTTGTTAACTCACCTGTATCTGGATCAGTACCCTCAGCCCCCGTATTGTCAGTACCGCTATTACCTTCACCAGTACCTGGATCTGGTTGGTGTTCAGGTGTTGATATAACAGGGACAATTAGGTAAGGCACCTTTTCCTCCTGCAGAAATTGTCCGTCACGGAAGATTTGGATTTTGCCGTCCTTTTGAGGAGACAACACTAACGTTACTTCTATAAAAGTCGTTGTGCTTATTTTTTGCGTACCCCACTCAATATTATCGCCTCTAGCATCGAAATAAACGATTCTAATCTTACTCGATTTGCCCTCTTGCGCTGGCGAGATGCTTACACTAAGCTTTTGCTGCCTTGAATCATCTGGAAAACCGCTACTGACCCAGATTGACACTTCGCTCTTAGGCTGCACCTGCTCGTTCGGCTCGACAGGAAACTGCTTAAATACCGTTCCGATTGGTGCGTAGCTAGGCTCTCGATGAATATTTTTCTCAGGTAGCTTTAAGTTATTTTGCTCTATTATTGCCTTAGCTTCGGTTTCCTTCTTATTAATCAGATCTGGCATAGGAATCGTTTCCTCACCTTTGCTGATTGTCAGTGTAACGGTATCTTTGCTCGGATCAAATAGCGCCTCGAACTTAGGGAATTGATCAAGTACGGTCCCTGGTTCGCTTTCTGAGAACTTTTCGTATGGAAGAATATTATCCTTGTGAACACCCATGCCGATTAAGGTATCTTTCGCTTCTTCGAAGGATTTACCCTTAAAATCAGGCATAGCAGGAAGATCGACACCTGTTCCTATCGTTAATTCAATCTGTGAGCCCTCTTTAACGACCATGTTGAGCTTCGATTGCTTAATGACCTTGCCTTTATCCTCTTCAGAGCTAGGCTCCTCCAAAACGGGATCTACTGTAAAGCCTGCTTTAGTCAATATATCGATTGCTTCTACCTTCTCATGGCCCATCACATCAGGCACCTGCACATCTTTAGGACTAACGCCTTTTAGTGCTGATACCGCCCATATCAATACTCCAATTAATATTAACGCTAATACCCCTAGAACAATAGGGACAACCCATTTGCGCTTAGGTTTATCTGTCCCATCAGAGTTCCAGCGATCTTGGTTGCTCATGCTCTTAATAGCAGGAGCTTCGATCGTGTTACGCATATCTGGTCGGATAGCAGGCATTACCCTTGTCTTATCCTCTTCATTTTCTTCATCACTTGTAAAATGAACTGGAGGCTCATTTAATCTCTGCGGCTGCAAGCAGGTCTCTAAATCAGCATGCATCTGACGCGCAGATTGATAACGCTCATGAGGATTTTTGCGCATAGCTCTGAGAATGATATTTTCCACGCTTTGTGGGATGTAAGGATTAACCTTACGTGGTTGATCAAACGGATCCTGAAGATGCTTAAGAGCTACGCTAATCGGGCTTTCGCCTAGAAAAGGTAATCGGGCCGTTAGCATTTGGTAAAGTACGATTCCCAAAGAATATAAATCAGATTTCTCCCCAGTGGCCACACCTTTAGCATGCTCTGGCGAGAAATAGTGCACAGAACCAATAACAGATCCCGTCTGTGTTATCGTCGAGGACGTAACTGCACGGGCAATACCGAAATCCGTTACCTTAACCCGTCCATTGTTACCAATAAGTATATTATGGGGCTTAATGTCGCGGTGTATAATTTGATTATGGTGAGCATGCTCTAGGGCATCACAAATTTGCGCTGTTATTCTAACAGCTTCATCCGCCTGAAGAGGAGCTCTATCGCGAATAATTTCATTTAAGTTAGCACCGTCTATGTACTCCATAACGATGTAATGTGTATCTTCTACTTGTCCAACATCATATATGCTTACGATGTTCGGGTGCGACAAGGATGCTGCCGCTTGCGCTTCCCTACGGAACCGTTTTACGAAATCATCATCATGCGTAAACTGCTGCCGCAATACCTTTACCGCTACAAATCGATTCAATAATAAATCACGCGCTTTGTATACTAGCGCCATTCCCCCGCCGCCAACACGGGCCAGCAGCTCGTAACGCCCACTTAGCGTCAATCCGATCATGCCGTTTCCCCTCCTACGCCGTTAGCCCCGTCATTGTCCGATATAAGAACGACGGTTACATTGTCGTCTCCACCAGCATCAAGAGCGGATTCGACAAGCCTAAGAGCCTGTTGCTCTAATTCAGCATCAGGGTCCTCTAAGGTTGCTTTGAGTAAGGAAGGCTCCACTAAACCACTCAATCCATCACTGCATAGCAATAACAGGTCGCCGATTTGCCAATCGATGACCTGCACGTCCACGTCGACCTCACTGTCTGTTCCTAGTGCTCTTGTTAATACATTTCGCCTTGGGTGATGTGCTGCTTCATCCGGACTTAGCTGCCCCGACTTCGTTAGCTCATTCACAAGCGTGTGATCCTCTGTCAATAGCTCCAGCTGCCCTCGGCGAAGCCGATAAGCTCTACTGTCCCCGATGTGACCAATTA
This portion of the Cohnella abietis genome encodes:
- the pknB gene encoding Stk1 family PASTA domain-containing Ser/Thr kinase encodes the protein MIGLTLSGRYELLARVGGGGMALVYKARDLLLNRFVAVKVLRQQFTHDDDFVKRFRREAQAAASLSHPNIVSIYDVGQVEDTHYIVMEYIDGANLNEIIRDRAPLQADEAVRITAQICDALEHAHHNQIIHRDIKPHNILIGNNGRVKVTDFGIARAVTSSTITQTGSVIGSVHYFSPEHAKGVATGEKSDLYSLGIVLYQMLTARLPFLGESPISVALKHLQDPFDQPRKVNPYIPQSVENIILRAMRKNPHERYQSARQMHADLETCLQPQRLNEPPVHFTSDEENEEDKTRVMPAIRPDMRNTIEAPAIKSMSNQDRWNSDGTDKPKRKWVVPIVLGVLALILIGVLIWAVSALKGVSPKDVQVPDVMGHEKVEAIDILTKAGFTVDPVLEEPSSEEDKGKVIKQSKLNMVVKEGSQIELTIGTGVDLPAMPDFKGKSFEEAKDTLIGMGVHKDNILPYEKFSESEPGTVLDQFPKFEALFDPSKDTVTLTISKGEETIPMPDLINKKETEAKAIIEQNNLKLPEKNIHREPSYAPIGTVFKQFPVEPNEQVQPKSEVSIWVSSGFPDDSRQQKLSVSISPAQEGKSSKIRIVYFDARGDNIEWGTQKISTTTFIEVTLVLSPQKDGKIQIFRDGQFLQEEKVPYLIVPVISTPEHQPDPGTGEGNSGTDNTGAEGTDPDTGELTNQ
- a CDS encoding Stp1/IreP family PP2C-type Ser/Thr phosphatase, yielding MKTVLRSHVGKVRQVNEDKAWSGVLSSGLTVAIVADGMGGHRAGDVASALAVDSLVQSLNAWEEISSVKEEVSQLKEMIRKANTVVYETASLNDQYHNMGTTVVMAILDGNSGIIGHIGDSRAYRLRRGQLELLTEDHTLVNELTKSGQLSPDEAAHHPRRNVLTRALGTDSEVDVDVQVIDWQIGDLLLLCSDGLSGLVEPSLLKATLEDPDAELEQQALRLVESALDAGGDDNVTVVLISDNDGANGVGGETA